The proteins below come from a single Deinococcus radiodurans R1 = ATCC 13939 = DSM 20539 genomic window:
- a CDS encoding thiazole synthase: MNTNDLLTIGGQSFSSRLLLGTGKYRDFAVMQDALGASGTQIVTVAIRRVELKAPGHDGLLDALDLDRFQLLPNTAGCRTAEEAVRVAKLARAATGVSWLKLEVIPDPKYLLPDPIGTLRAAEILVGEGFTVLPYVQPDGVLARALEAVGCATVMPLASPIGTGKGLRTPELIRTVIDGAGVPIVVDAGLGVPSDAAQALELGADAVLVNTAIAEARDPVAMARAFALGVEAGRLGYLAGRMQQRDSASPSSPAAGVVRLPDPEVPA, translated from the coding sequence ATGAATACGAACGACCTCTTGACCATCGGCGGCCAGTCCTTTTCCTCGCGCCTGCTGCTCGGCACCGGCAAGTACCGCGACTTTGCGGTGATGCAAGACGCGCTGGGCGCCAGCGGCACCCAGATTGTGACCGTCGCCATTCGCCGCGTGGAACTGAAAGCACCGGGGCACGACGGCCTGCTCGACGCGCTCGACCTCGACAGGTTTCAGCTTTTGCCCAACACCGCCGGGTGCCGCACCGCCGAGGAAGCCGTGCGGGTGGCGAAACTGGCGCGCGCCGCGACGGGCGTGAGCTGGCTGAAACTTGAGGTGATTCCCGACCCCAAGTACCTGCTGCCTGACCCCATCGGCACGCTCAGGGCTGCCGAGATTCTGGTGGGCGAGGGCTTCACGGTGCTGCCTTACGTGCAGCCCGACGGCGTGCTTGCCCGCGCGCTCGAAGCGGTAGGCTGCGCCACAGTGATGCCGCTGGCGAGTCCAATCGGCACCGGCAAGGGCCTGCGGACGCCGGAACTCATTCGCACCGTGATTGACGGCGCGGGCGTGCCCATCGTGGTGGACGCCGGGCTGGGCGTGCCGAGCGACGCGGCGCAGGCGCTGGAACTGGGCGCCGACGCCGTGCTCGTCAACACCGCCATTGCCGAGGCGCGCGACCCGGTGGCGATGGCCCGCGCCTTTGCGTTGGGGGTGGAGGCCGGGCGCCTGGGTTACCTCGCCGGACGGATGCAGCAGCGCGACAGCGCGAGTCCGAGCAGCCCGGCAGCGGGCGTGGTGCGGCTGCCCGACCCTGAAGTCCCCGCGTGA
- the xdhC gene encoding xanthine dehydrogenase accessory protein XdhC — MLVTLAVVRGHAPREAGAKMVVSVTQTWDTVGGGNLEATAVARARALLETGASAPELLTLRLTDRAPNEYGRQCCGGEVTLLLEPLRTAFPVVALFGIGHVGLELGLLLSRHPVELHLADSRAAQLTPERLAPLRGGPARLHVHHSPIPEMALAELPPGACAVFLTHDHAEDLALCDAALHRGDLAFTGLIGSAVKWSRFREQLRAAGHTPEAIKTITCPVGLPGLGGKAPAVIALSIAAQLYPLLFPAVPAPSPERTP, encoded by the coding sequence GTGCTCGTTACCCTCGCCGTCGTGCGCGGGCACGCCCCGCGTGAGGCGGGGGCCAAGATGGTCGTCTCGGTCACGCAAACCTGGGACACGGTGGGCGGCGGCAACCTCGAAGCGACGGCGGTGGCCCGTGCCCGTGCGCTGCTCGAAACCGGGGCGAGTGCGCCCGAACTGCTCACCCTGCGCCTGACCGACCGTGCCCCCAACGAGTACGGGCGGCAGTGCTGCGGCGGCGAGGTGACGCTGCTGCTCGAGCCGCTGCGGACCGCGTTCCCAGTGGTCGCGCTGTTCGGCATCGGGCACGTGGGGCTGGAGCTCGGGCTGCTGCTCTCGCGCCACCCGGTCGAGCTCCACCTCGCCGACTCGCGCGCCGCGCAGCTCACGCCCGAGCGGCTCGCCCCGCTGCGTGGCGGCCCGGCGCGGCTGCACGTTCACCACTCGCCCATTCCCGAGATGGCGCTCGCCGAGTTGCCGCCTGGTGCCTGCGCCGTCTTTCTCACCCACGACCACGCCGAGGACCTCGCGCTGTGCGACGCCGCGCTGCATCGGGGCGACCTGGCGTTTACCGGCCTCATCGGGTCCGCCGTCAAATGGTCGCGCTTCCGTGAGCAGCTGCGGGCGGCGGGACACACCCCGGAGGCCATCAAGACCATTACCTGCCCCGTTGGACTGCCGGGGCTCGGCGGCAAGGCGCCCGCCGTGATTGCCCTGAGCATCGCCGCCCAGCTTTATCCGCTGCTGTTTCCTGCCGTACCTGCGCCCTCTCCCGAAAGGACTCCATGA
- the thiE gene encoding thiamine phosphate synthase, giving the protein MTAPTRPLGHLYLVATPRPGQSEAEFLRRVEDALAGGVDTLQLRCKADSGQYGEARPYIALAERLRDLAHARNVPFFVNDRVDVALAAGADGVHLGQNDLPVEWARLMAPGLRVGRSTHRPEDAARALAEAPAYFATGPVHATPTKPGRVAAGLGYVRHIAALRPTLPWYAIGGIDLGNVQAVLDAGATRIAVVRAVLDADDCAAAAHALREALMVNG; this is encoded by the coding sequence ATGACCGCGCCCACCCGTCCTCTCGGTCACCTCTACCTCGTCGCCACGCCGCGCCCCGGTCAATCCGAAGCCGAGTTTCTGCGGCGGGTGGAAGACGCGCTCGCGGGCGGGGTGGACACCCTGCAACTGCGCTGCAAGGCCGATTCTGGGCAATACGGGGAGGCGCGGCCCTACATCGCGCTGGCCGAGCGGCTGCGCGACCTCGCCCACGCCCGGAACGTGCCCTTTTTCGTGAACGACCGGGTGGACGTGGCGCTCGCGGCGGGCGCTGACGGCGTGCACCTCGGGCAAAACGACCTGCCGGTGGAGTGGGCGCGGCTCATGGCGCCGGGGCTGCGGGTGGGCCGCTCGACCCACCGTCCGGAAGACGCCGCGCGCGCCCTGGCCGAAGCCCCCGCCTACTTCGCCACCGGCCCCGTGCATGCCACGCCCACCAAACCGGGCCGCGTCGCCGCTGGACTCGGCTACGTGCGCCACATCGCCGCGCTCAGGCCCACACTGCCCTGGTACGCCATCGGCGGCATCGACCTGGGGAACGTGCAGGCCGTGCTGGACGCTGGAGCCACCCGCATCGCCGTGGTGCGGGCGGTGCTCGACGCGGACGACTGCGCGGCGGCGGCACACGCATTGCGGGAAGCGTTGATGGTGAATGGTTGA
- the xdhB gene encoding xanthine dehydrogenase molybdopterin binding subunit, producing MTRDPIQITHLSERPARSAVGEHAIHESAALHVTGHALYTDDLGVRLAGLLHAWPLQAPHAHARLTRLDVTPALAVPGVVRVLTAADVPGENDSGVKHDEPLFPTEVMFHGQAVCWVLAESTEAARLGAQAILAEYEPLPALVTLREAIAAESFQGNQPTLRRGDVTLGFEQATHIFEGEFEFGGQEHFYLETNAALAQVDENGQVFIQSSTQHPTETQEIAAHVLGVPSHLVTVQCLRMGGGFGGKEMQPHGYAAVAALGAVLTGRPVRVRLNRTQDLTMTGKRHPFHAVWKVGFDAEGKLTALQATLTSDGGWSLDLSEPVLARALCHIDNAYYIPHVEVLGRVAKTNKTSQTAFRGFGGPQGMLVIEDILGRCAPLLGLEAHELRQRNFYQPGEATPYGQEVRHAERLARVWDELLASSEFAARQQDIASFNAAHPHARRGLAITPVKFGISFNFTSYNQAGALVHVYKDGSVLINHGGTEMGQGLHTKMIQVAATALGVPTSCVRLAPTRTDKVPNTSATAASSGADLNGGAIKDACEQIRARLAAVAAGALLPLARQKVGALGVHPDDVRFEHGRVFAVGHPGLALDFRQVVHDAYHLRTPLWAAGFYRTPGLHWDREAMQGTPFKYFSYGAGVTEVEVDGFTGAYKLRRVDLLHDVGESLNPLLDLGQIEGGFVQGAGWLTLEDLRWDESQGPGRGRVTTASASTYKLPSFSEMPEVFHVSLLQGAAESGVVYGSKAVGEPPLMLALSVREALRQACAAFGDGGREQPLASPATPEAVYWALTAAREAGAAAPVPSVAGAD from the coding sequence ATGACCCGTGACCCCATTCAGATCACCCACCTCTCCGAACGCCCCGCCCGCAGCGCGGTGGGCGAGCACGCCATTCACGAGAGCGCCGCCCTGCACGTCACTGGGCATGCTCTTTACACTGACGACCTCGGGGTCAGGCTCGCGGGGCTGCTGCACGCCTGGCCGCTGCAAGCGCCGCACGCCCACGCCCGGCTCACCCGCCTCGACGTGACCCCCGCGCTCGCGGTGCCCGGCGTGGTGCGCGTGCTCACCGCCGCCGACGTGCCCGGCGAAAACGACTCGGGCGTCAAGCACGACGAGCCGCTGTTCCCGACCGAGGTGATGTTTCACGGCCAGGCGGTGTGCTGGGTCCTTGCCGAGAGCACCGAGGCCGCCCGGCTGGGGGCGCAGGCGATTCTCGCCGAGTACGAACCGCTCCCCGCCCTCGTCACGTTGCGCGAGGCCATCGCCGCCGAGTCCTTCCAGGGCAACCAGCCCACCCTGCGCCGGGGCGACGTGACGCTCGGTTTCGAGCAGGCCACCCACATCTTCGAGGGCGAGTTCGAGTTCGGCGGGCAGGAGCACTTCTACCTCGAAACGAACGCCGCGCTCGCGCAGGTGGACGAAAACGGGCAGGTGTTCATCCAGTCCTCGACGCAGCACCCCACCGAAACGCAGGAAATCGCGGCGCACGTGCTCGGCGTGCCCTCGCACCTCGTCACCGTGCAGTGCCTGCGGATGGGCGGCGGCTTCGGCGGCAAGGAAATGCAGCCACACGGCTACGCGGCGGTAGCAGCGCTTGGAGCCGTTCTCACTGGGCGCCCGGTGCGCGTGCGCCTCAACCGGACGCAGGATCTGACCATGACCGGCAAACGCCACCCCTTCCACGCTGTGTGGAAGGTGGGTTTCGATGCCGAGGGCAAACTCACCGCCTTGCAAGCCACCCTGACGAGCGACGGTGGCTGGAGCCTCGACCTTTCCGAGCCGGTGCTGGCGCGCGCGCTATGTCACATCGACAATGCTTATTACATTCCGCATGTCGAGGTGCTGGGCCGCGTCGCCAAGACGAACAAGACCTCGCAGACGGCGTTCCGGGGCTTCGGCGGGCCACAGGGGATGCTCGTCATCGAGGACATCCTGGGCCGCTGCGCGCCGCTGCTCGGCCTGGAAGCCCACGAGCTGCGCCAGCGCAATTTCTACCAGCCCGGCGAGGCGACCCCCTACGGGCAGGAAGTCCGGCACGCCGAGCGCCTCGCCCGCGTCTGGGACGAACTGCTCGCCAGCAGCGAGTTCGCCGCGCGGCAGCAGGACATTGCCTCCTTCAACGCCGCGCACCCCCACGCCCGGCGCGGGCTGGCAATCACGCCGGTCAAGTTCGGCATCTCGTTCAACTTCACGTCGTACAACCAGGCGGGGGCGCTCGTGCACGTCTACAAGGACGGCTCGGTCCTCATCAACCACGGCGGCACCGAGATGGGCCAGGGCCTGCACACCAAGATGATTCAGGTGGCGGCCACGGCGCTCGGCGTGCCGACGAGTTGCGTGCGGCTCGCTCCCACCCGCACCGACAAAGTACCCAACACCTCGGCAACGGCGGCGAGCAGCGGGGCCGACCTCAACGGCGGGGCGATCAAGGACGCCTGCGAGCAGATTCGCGCGCGGCTCGCGGCGGTCGCGGCAGGCGCCCTGCTGCCGCTCGCCCGGCAGAAGGTGGGGGCGCTCGGCGTGCATCCCGACGACGTGCGTTTCGAGCACGGACGGGTCTTCGCGGTGGGGCACCCGGGGCTCGCGCTCGACTTCCGGCAGGTCGTCCACGACGCCTACCACCTGCGCACCCCGCTGTGGGCGGCGGGCTTTTACCGCACGCCGGGGCTGCACTGGGACCGCGAGGCGATGCAGGGCACGCCTTTCAAATACTTCTCCTACGGCGCGGGCGTGACCGAGGTCGAGGTGGACGGCTTTACCGGCGCCTACAAACTGCGCCGGGTGGACCTGCTGCACGACGTGGGCGAGAGCCTCAACCCGCTGCTCGACCTCGGGCAGATCGAGGGCGGCTTCGTGCAGGGCGCGGGCTGGCTCACCCTCGAAGACCTGCGCTGGGACGAGTCGCAGGGGCCGGGCCGGGGCCGAGTCACTACCGCGTCGGCGAGCACCTACAAACTGCCGAGCTTTTCCGAGATGCCCGAGGTCTTTCACGTCTCTCTCTTGCAAGGCGCCGCCGAATCCGGCGTGGTCTACGGCTCCAAGGCGGTCGGCGAGCCCCCGCTGATGCTCGCGCTGAGCGTGCGCGAGGCGCTGCGGCAAGCGTGCGCGGCCTTCGGTGACGGGGGCCGTGAACAGCCGCTCGCCAGCCCCGCCACCCCGGAAGCGGTGTACTGGGCGCTGACGGCGGCGCGTGAGGCGGGGGCCGCCGCGCCGGTTCCCAGCGTCGCCGGAGCCGACTGA
- a CDS encoding nucleobase:cation symporter-2 family protein — protein MTATPSPTVHPVDEVPAAQNLLVFGLQHVMSMYAGIVAVPLILAGALGLDATTAARIVSASFFMCGLATLVQTLGVGPFGAKLPIVQGTTFAAVGTMILVGKEFGLPGIYGAVIAGGLFTILLAPYFSRLLRFFPPVVSGTVITMIGISLLPVAFNWAGGGVGNPNFGSPGNLGLAAITLLIVLLISRFGRGYLGRIAVLLGLVIGSVIAALFGQVNGAPISSAAWVGFTPPLAFGAPTWHLVPILSMLLVMLVVMVETTADLLAIGEITGKKVGPREVAAGLRADGLSTAVGGLFNSFPFTAFAQNVGLVRFTGIKSRFVVAAAGVILLLMGFFPKLSALVASIPLPVLGGAGLVLFASVAVSGIQTLAKVDLSDTRNLTVVSVSLALGLIPSTVPGLYAHLPAQAQLFLGSGITAASLCAILLNILFNIVGSDRPRPSATATVAEHAPEPGDLAEH, from the coding sequence GTGACCGCAACACCCAGCCCAACCGTCCACCCCGTCGATGAGGTGCCCGCCGCCCAGAACCTGCTGGTCTTCGGCCTGCAACACGTCATGAGCATGTACGCGGGCATCGTCGCCGTGCCGCTGATCCTCGCCGGGGCACTGGGGCTCGATGCCACCACCGCCGCGCGCATCGTCAGCGCCAGCTTCTTCATGTGCGGCCTCGCCACCCTGGTCCAGACGCTCGGCGTCGGTCCCTTCGGCGCCAAGTTGCCCATCGTGCAGGGGACCACCTTCGCCGCCGTAGGCACCATGATTCTGGTCGGCAAGGAGTTCGGTCTGCCGGGCATCTACGGCGCGGTGATCGCGGGCGGCCTGTTCACCATCCTGCTCGCGCCGTATTTCTCGCGCCTGCTGCGCTTCTTTCCGCCGGTCGTGTCGGGCACCGTCATCACCATGATCGGCATTTCGCTGCTGCCGGTGGCCTTCAACTGGGCCGGTGGGGGCGTGGGCAACCCCAACTTCGGCAGCCCCGGCAACCTGGGCCTGGCGGCCATCACCCTGCTCATCGTGCTGCTCATCAGCCGCTTCGGCCGGGGCTACCTCGGGCGCATCGCGGTGCTGCTCGGGCTGGTCATCGGCAGCGTCATCGCCGCGCTTTTCGGGCAAGTGAACGGCGCCCCCATCAGCAGCGCCGCCTGGGTGGGCTTCACACCGCCGCTCGCCTTCGGGGCGCCCACCTGGCACCTCGTGCCGATTCTGTCCATGCTGCTGGTGATGTTGGTCGTGATGGTCGAAACCACCGCTGACCTGCTCGCCATCGGAGAAATCACCGGCAAGAAAGTCGGTCCCCGCGAAGTCGCCGCCGGGCTGCGCGCCGACGGGCTCTCCACCGCCGTCGGGGGGCTGTTCAACTCCTTTCCCTTCACCGCCTTTGCCCAGAACGTCGGGCTGGTGCGCTTTACCGGCATCAAGAGTCGCTTTGTCGTCGCGGCGGCGGGCGTCATCCTGCTGCTGATGGGCTTTTTCCCCAAACTCAGCGCGCTCGTCGCCAGCATTCCGCTGCCGGTGCTCGGCGGCGCCGGACTGGTGCTGTTCGCCTCGGTGGCCGTTTCCGGCATTCAGACCCTCGCCAAGGTGGACCTCAGCGACACCCGCAACCTCACCGTCGTCTCGGTCAGCCTCGCGCTCGGCCTGATTCCCTCCACCGTGCCCGGCCTGTACGCCCACCTGCCCGCGCAGGCGCAACTGTTCCTCGGCAGCGGCATCACTGCCGCGAGCCTGTGCGCCATCTTGCTCAACATCCTCTTCAACATCGTCGGCAGCGACCGCCCGCGTCCCTCCGCGACCGCCACCGTGGCTGAGCACGCGCCCGAACCGGGGGACCTCGCCGAGCACTGA
- the thiS gene encoding sulfur carrier protein ThiS, protein MQVNGEPRPCVPGLTLHGLLRELDIRPERVAIAVNDDFYPGGQAPDRELEEADVVEIVRVIGGG, encoded by the coding sequence ATGCAAGTCAACGGAGAACCCCGCCCCTGCGTACCCGGCCTCACCCTGCACGGCCTGCTGCGCGAACTGGACATCCGGCCTGAGCGCGTCGCCATCGCTGTGAACGACGACTTTTACCCCGGCGGTCAGGCCCCCGACCGCGAGCTGGAGGAGGCGGACGTGGTGGAAATCGTGCGGGTCATCGGCGGAGGGTAA
- a CDS encoding xanthine dehydrogenase small subunit — MNTFELTVNGAARRVRDVPPHTTLLHWLRDQGLTGCKEGCAEGECGACAVLVARPDGEGADTRWESVNACLVTLAALSGQEVVTAEGLGSPADLHPVQRELAGRGGSQCGYCTPGFVTSMAAEYYRERTPQNHGAPNGFDLHALSGNLCRCTGYRPIRDAAYALGTPDGEDPLAQRRTQPAPAPQATELVTPQGNFYRPLALADALDLMAQHPGARLLAGGTDWNVDVNLRHARAETVIAVDALPELRELKWSTGPLDTGTLEIGAGLNLSDIERRLGGRVPLLAQLWPQFASRLIRNSATLGGNLGTASPIGDSPPALLALDASLVLVSSGGERTVPLAEYFTGYRQTALQPGELIRAVRIPLPLSPLTAFHKIAKRRFDDISSVAVAFALDVQGGVVHKARIGLGGVAATPLRAYETEQALEGQPWTEATVQRAARALRGEGTPMSDHRASAEYRAAMLGQALLRFFYESQQGESDVREAQA, encoded by the coding sequence ATGAACACATTCGAGCTGACCGTCAACGGCGCCGCGCGGCGGGTCCGAGACGTGCCCCCCCACACCACGCTGCTGCATTGGCTGCGCGACCAGGGCCTGACCGGCTGCAAGGAAGGCTGCGCCGAGGGCGAATGCGGCGCCTGCGCGGTGCTCGTCGCTCGGCCTGACGGCGAGGGCGCAGACACCCGCTGGGAAAGCGTCAACGCCTGCCTCGTCACGCTGGCAGCACTCAGCGGGCAGGAAGTCGTGACCGCCGAGGGGCTCGGTTCGCCTGCGGACCTCCACCCGGTGCAGCGCGAACTCGCCGGGCGCGGCGGCTCGCAGTGCGGGTACTGCACCCCCGGCTTCGTGACGAGCATGGCCGCCGAGTACTACCGCGAGCGCACCCCCCAGAACCACGGCGCCCCCAACGGCTTCGACCTGCACGCCCTGAGCGGCAACCTCTGCCGCTGTACCGGCTACCGCCCGATTCGTGACGCGGCGTACGCCCTCGGGACGCCGGACGGGGAAGACCCCCTCGCGCAGCGGCGCACGCAGCCGGCCCCAGCGCCCCAGGCCACCGAACTCGTCACGCCGCAGGGCAATTTTTACCGGCCTCTTGCTCTGGCCGACGCGCTCGACCTGATGGCCCAGCACCCCGGTGCCCGGCTGCTCGCGGGCGGCACCGACTGGAACGTGGACGTCAATTTACGTCACGCCCGTGCCGAGACGGTGATTGCCGTAGACGCCCTGCCCGAGCTGCGCGAACTGAAGTGGAGCACTGGTCCTCTTGATACGGGCACGCTGGAGATCGGCGCCGGACTCAACCTCTCGGACATCGAGCGCCGTCTCGGTGGGCGGGTGCCACTGCTGGCGCAGCTGTGGCCGCAATTCGCCAGTCGCCTCATTCGCAACTCTGCCACGCTGGGGGGCAACCTCGGCACCGCCTCGCCCATCGGCGACAGCCCGCCCGCGCTGCTGGCGCTCGACGCCTCGCTGGTGCTGGTGTCGAGTGGGGGAGAACGCACCGTGCCGCTCGCCGAGTACTTCACCGGCTACCGGCAAACCGCCTTGCAACCCGGCGAACTCATCCGCGCGGTGCGAATTCCGCTGCCGCTCTCGCCCCTCACCGCCTTCCACAAAATCGCCAAGCGGCGCTTCGACGATATTTCCAGCGTGGCGGTCGCCTTCGCGCTCGACGTGCAGGGGGGCGTGGTTCACAAAGCCCGCATCGGCCTCGGCGGCGTGGCGGCCACCCCACTGCGGGCTTACGAGACGGAGCAGGCGCTCGAAGGCCAGCCCTGGACCGAGGCGACGGTGCAGCGGGCCGCCCGCGCCCTGCGTGGCGAAGGCACCCCCATGAGCGACCACCGCGCCAGCGCCGAGTACCGCGCCGCGATGCTGGGGCAGGCGCTGCTGCGGTTTTTTTACGAGTCCCAGCAAGGCGAAAGTGATGTCAGGGAGGCCCAGGCATGA
- the thiC gene encoding phosphomethylpyrimidine synthase ThiC gives MSIDHSRISTQPFPASEKRYLGGSLFPEVRVPVRAITLSPTVEAFSGVTRTLPNPPLLVPDTSGAYTDPAVATDLQRGLPHARPWLARSERTEETARFSALADMDGPLPYPHVLTPRRARSESRGGQGITQMQAARRGEITPEMEFVALRENLRQQEQAELAHQHPGESFGASLPRLYTPEFVRDEVARGRAVIPANVNHPELEPTIIGRNFRVKINANLGTSIVTSSIEEEVEKMVWATRWGADTVMDLSTGRHIHQTREWIVRNSPVPIGTVPIYQALEKVDGKAEELTWEVYRDTLIEQAEQGVDYFTIHAGVRLAHVPLTARRRTGIVSRGGSILAKWCLAHHQENFLYTRFAEICEIMAAYDVTFSLGDGLRPGSIEDANDAAQFAELGTLGELTRVAWDHGVQTMIEGPGHVPMQLIRENMTRQLDVCQEAPFYTLGPLTTDIAPGYDHITSAIGAAQIAWYGTAMLCYVTPKEHLGLPDKQDVRDGVITYKIAAHAADLAKGHPGAQARDNAISKARFEFRWQDQFNLALDPEKARALHDETLPADAAKTAHFCSMCGPAFCSMKLSHDIRAGDVLAGLEAKAREFRELGGEIYVEGSDD, from the coding sequence ATGTCCATCGACCACTCCCGCATCTCCACCCAGCCTTTCCCCGCGTCCGAGAAGCGCTACCTCGGCGGCAGCCTCTTTCCTGAAGTGCGCGTGCCAGTGCGCGCCATTACGCTTTCGCCCACCGTGGAGGCGTTTAGCGGAGTGACGCGCACCCTGCCCAACCCGCCGCTGCTCGTGCCCGACACCAGCGGCGCCTACACCGACCCCGCCGTGGCCACCGACCTGCAACGGGGCCTGCCGCACGCCCGGCCCTGGCTGGCGCGCAGCGAGCGCACCGAGGAAACGGCGCGTTTTTCCGCGCTGGCAGATATGGACGGGCCACTGCCGTATCCGCACGTCCTCACGCCGCGCCGCGCCCGCAGTGAAAGCCGGGGGGGGCAGGGCATCACCCAGATGCAGGCGGCCCGGCGCGGTGAAATTACCCCGGAAATGGAATTCGTCGCTCTGCGCGAGAACCTGCGCCAGCAGGAGCAGGCCGAACTCGCGCACCAGCACCCCGGCGAGAGCTTCGGCGCCAGCCTTCCGCGCCTCTACACCCCCGAATTCGTGCGGGACGAGGTGGCGCGGGGCCGGGCGGTCATTCCGGCGAATGTCAACCACCCCGAGCTGGAGCCGACCATCATCGGGCGCAATTTCCGGGTCAAAATCAATGCGAACCTCGGCACGTCCATCGTCACGTCGAGCATCGAGGAAGAAGTCGAGAAGATGGTCTGGGCGACGCGCTGGGGGGCCGACACGGTGATGGACCTCTCGACCGGGCGGCACATCCACCAGACGCGCGAATGGATTGTGCGCAACAGCCCGGTGCCGATTGGGACGGTGCCGATTTATCAGGCGCTCGAAAAGGTGGACGGCAAGGCCGAGGAACTGACCTGGGAGGTGTACCGCGACACGCTGATCGAGCAGGCCGAGCAGGGCGTGGACTACTTCACCATTCACGCGGGGGTGCGGCTGGCGCACGTGCCGTTGACCGCCCGGCGGCGCACCGGCATCGTGTCGCGCGGGGGCAGCATCCTGGCGAAGTGGTGCCTCGCGCACCATCAGGAGAACTTTCTCTACACCCGTTTTGCGGAGATTTGCGAAATCATGGCCGCTTACGACGTCACCTTCAGCCTGGGCGACGGCCTGCGCCCAGGCAGCATCGAGGACGCCAACGACGCCGCGCAGTTTGCCGAACTGGGCACGCTGGGCGAACTGACGCGGGTGGCCTGGGACCACGGCGTACAGACCATGATCGAGGGGCCAGGGCACGTGCCCATGCAGCTTATCCGCGAGAACATGACCCGGCAGCTCGACGTGTGCCAGGAGGCGCCGTTTTACACGCTGGGGCCGCTGACCACCGACATCGCGCCGGGGTACGACCACATCACCTCCGCCATCGGTGCGGCGCAAATCGCATGGTACGGCACCGCCATGCTGTGCTACGTGACGCCCAAAGAGCACCTCGGGCTGCCCGACAAGCAGGACGTGCGTGACGGCGTGATCACCTACAAAATCGCCGCGCACGCCGCCGACCTCGCCAAAGGGCACCCCGGCGCGCAGGCCCGCGACAACGCGATTTCCAAGGCGCGCTTCGAGTTCCGCTGGCAAGACCAGTTCAATCTGGCCCTCGACCCCGAAAAGGCCCGCGCCCTGCACGACGAGACGCTGCCCGCCGACGCCGCCAAGACCGCGCACTTTTGCAGCATGTGCGGCCCGGCCTTTTGCTCAATGAAGCTGAGCCACGACATCCGCGCGGGCGACGTGCTGGCCGGTCTGGAAGCGAAGGCGCGGGAATTCCGCGAGCTGGGCGGCGAGATTTATGTAGAAGGGTCGGATGACTGA